The Halorubrum salinarum genome segment CCACCCGCGCCCTCGACCGCCGCGGCGGCCCGCTCGTTGAACCCCGTCGGCACCGGCCCCGGCTCGACCAGCGCGACGTCGACCCCCAGCGGCTCGACCTCGCGGCGGAGCGCGTCGACGTACCCGTCGAGCCCGGCCTTCGCGGCGCTGTACGCGCCGTGGTACGGCAGCGCCACGGAGCCGACCATCGACCCGACGACCACGACGCGCCCGCCGCGCTCGCGCAGCGTCGGGAGCGCCGCGGACGCGGTCACGTGGACCGCGGTCAGGTTCGTGTCCACCTGCCGGCGGAACGCCTCGGCCGAGGTGTCCTCGACCGACGCGATCTCGTAGCCGCCGACGCAGGAGACGACGGCGTCGAGCGGGCGCTCCGCGAGCAGGTCGCGAACCGCCGCCTCGTCGCGGAGGTCGACGACGGCGGTCTCGACCGCGTCGGGCAGCGCCGCGAGGCCGTCCGCGTCGCGGTCGACGCCGAGGACGTCGTGGCCGGCGGCCGCGAGCGAGCGCGCGACGTCCCCGCCGATCCCGCCCGCGGCCCCCGTCACGAGAACGTACATGCCGGAGGGTCGCGGCGGGGCCAGTAGACGGTGGCGGTTCGCGTCGCCGGAGATGGACTCGGCGACGCGGGCGGCGCCGCCGGCGTCGGTCTCCCGGTCGACGCCCGAAGGCATATATCCGACACGGGCGATGGTCGGCGTAATGTCCACCGACGAGCCGTCCGTCCCGATCGTGTGCGACGAGTGCGAGACGGAGACCCGCGTGCCGCTCGACGACCTCGCGGACGCGCTCGACAAGCACAACGCCCAGAAGCACGGCGGCGAGTCCGTGGCCGAGGTCGACCCCGCGATCAAGGACCGCCTCGCCGACCTCGTCGCCGAGGACTTGGGGCTGTTCGACGAGGAGGCCTGAGCGAGCGCCGCCGAACCCCCGTTCGCGAGCGCTCGCTGGCAGCGACACGCATCGACGCGGGAAGATGGGAGCAATAATTGCGTCGTTCGGTGACGGGTTGAGATACTGAAAAAGGTACTTACAGCGGTTTCAGGCCCTACATCGTCGAATTCTGTGATTACGTCCGTCATCGGAATCCGCCGCAGTTGCTGGTGACGCGAGGGTGTTGCCCGCCCGGCGGCTTGGAATGGTATGTACGACTCAGATCTGACAGCGTCGCGGCGGTCGTTCCTCGCGGCGGCGGGCGGAACTGCGACGGTCGGCCTCGCGGGCTGTATGGGCGGCGGCGGCGGACTCGACGAACTGACGGTGGCGCACATGCCGATCTACCCCGACCTCCAGTGGTACGTGATGGAGGGCGAGGGGTACTTCTCCGAGATCGACGCCGAGATCAGCGGCCAGGAGTTCGGCAACGGTCCCGCGATCGTCCAGGCGCTCGGGGGCGGCGACATCGACATCGCCATGTTCGGAATCGTCCCCGCGATGATCGCGATCGACCGGGGCATCTCGGCGCAGGTGACCGCCGCGAACATCCGCGAGCCGATGGGGATCATGGCGGAGGAGTCGTTCCACGAGACGTTCGAACAGCAGGGCGCCGACGCGTTCGCGGCGTGGGCGGACGAGCGGGGCGAGCCGTTCACCTTCGGCACGTTCCCGCAGGGGAGCGTCCCGGACGTGCTGCTCCGCTACTGGCTCCGCGACGTGGGCGTCGACCCCGCCGCGAACG includes the following:
- a CDS encoding ABC transporter substrate-binding protein; translated protein: MYDSDLTASRRSFLAAAGGTATVGLAGCMGGGGGLDELTVAHMPIYPDLQWYVMEGEGYFSEIDAEISGQEFGNGPAIVQALGGGDIDIAMFGIVPAMIAIDRGISAQVTAANIREPMGIMAEESFHETFEQQGADAFAAWADERGEPFTFGTFPQGSVPDVLLRYWLRDVGVDPAANDSVEIIEINGASSVWQAIANDEIDGTSIMEPVPTIAQAEGSSVTMLRTAAEVLPGQPAAVTLMSDAVRDSPLAAQFLEQHVRATEFIDANPDATAEHVEEGIGMPVDRARKALDSPLSNFITDPNEITEATQVFSEFAADNGQIEAQLSTDEIFDLEVYGSL
- a CDS encoding SDR family NAD(P)-dependent oxidoreductase — its product is MYVLVTGAAGGIGGDVARSLAAAGHDVLGVDRDADGLAALPDAVETAVVDLRDEAAVRDLLAERPLDAVVSCVGGYEIASVEDTSAEAFRRQVDTNLTAVHVTASAALPTLRERGGRVVVVGSMVGSVALPYHGAYSAAKAGLDGYVDALRREVEPLGVDVALVEPGPVPTGFNERAAAAVEGAGGEGPYADAYREFEGYSPAATDVETVVERVVTAATAERPETRYRVSRRARWLPRIARVLPDRLYDRLVRAGLPGGLLWRLLNR